In the Salmo trutta chromosome 33, fSalTru1.1, whole genome shotgun sequence genome, one interval contains:
- the LOC115172906 gene encoding uncharacterized protein LOC115172906 has protein sequence MATTNRQQQHSLPGFPDASLVESSPSSVDKLAFKYMELCKVESSTDSESDVSPRWSDTSTMGCGSSAPESRQPIQRMLTCSHKPVGRYSWLSLSLDPYDGSSEDSDESIAGPRRPRQGSCRYWGRSQRRNNHPPTVILKEVIKSGGPTEPHLIDVQMRSASDSELWTCSHMENMSSCSHSKGRGPVTSADSGVLTTKSSPCTPVFPTLVGAATSVPIVQILEKSPDSTIPLRGVFKRKLSLPGAETLQDCGHRKKQCVTKMEAGDSPPEVSWSMTRNTPLA, from the exons ATGGCGACAACGAACCGGCAGCAGCAACACTCACTTCCAG GTTTTCCTGATGCCAGTCTTGTTGAAAGTAGCCCCAGTAGTGTGGATAAGCTTGCATTCAAATACATG GAGCTGTGTAAAGTGGAGTCCAGTACTGATTCCGAGTCCGATGTCAGTCCAAGGTGGTCTGATACCAGCACCATG GGATGTGGAAGTAGTGCGCCAGAGAGCAGACAACCCATTCAAAGGATGCTAACATGTTCACACAAGCCAGTGGGACGATATTCGTGGCTTTCTTTG TCCTTGGACCCATATGACGGCAGCTCAGAAGATTCGGATGAGTCTATCGCTGGCCCCAGGCGACCGAGGCAGGGGAGCTGCAGGTATTGGGGCAGGAGCCAAAGAAGGAACAATCATCCTCCCACTGTCATCCTCAAAGAAGTGATCAAAAGTGGTGGCCCAACGGAGCCTCATCTCATTGATGTCCAGATGAGGTCAGCAAGTGACTCTGAGCTTTGGACATGCAGCCACATGGAGAACATGTCATCCTGTAGCCACAGCAAGGGGCGGGGCCCTGTGACATCTGCAGACTCAGGAGTGCTCACTACTAAATCCTCACCTTGCACACCGGTGTTTCCCACTTTGGTGGGGGCAGCAACCTCTGTCCCCATTGTCCAGATACTAGAGAAATCTCCCGACAGTACTATCCCCCTCAGGGGTGTCTTCAAAAGGAAGTTAAGTCTTCCAGGAGCAGAGACACTACAAGATTGTGGCCACAGGAAGAAGCAGTGTGTCACCAAAATGGAGGCTGGGGATTCTCCGCCTGAGGTGAGTTGGTCCATGACCAGAAACACCCCCCTAGCCTAG